Proteins encoded in a region of the Zea mays cultivar B73 chromosome 4, Zm-B73-REFERENCE-NAM-5.0, whole genome shotgun sequence genome:
- the LOC103654868 gene encoding gamma-glutamyl peptidase 3 has product MATATTKPAAGRGGRRYALLLALWDSEYAKEVYGGYYNVFVAAFGADDVVGGGGEGPAGDRWHCFRVIAGEFPAPEDLASYDGFVVSGSPQDAHGDEPWIRRLCALIQTVHAMRKRVLGVCFGHQVLCRALGGRVGRARNGWDVGVRKVTFARDRLEGLEFLGDLVEELPRSASLIEVHQDEVWEIPPAATVLAYSEKTRVEVFAVGEHALGIQGHPEYTVDILHNLIDRLTRQNDIRRSVGEEARRTVAETGGPDRAFWTALCKGFLGGGGAGGDRPQPSAALPAVRETAPPEVTTSCAVAGCFASAAGAMVQMARSN; this is encoded by the coding sequence ATGGCTACGGCGACGACTAAGCCGGCGGCGGGGCGCGGCGGGAGGCGCTACGCGCTGCTGCTGGCGCTCTGGGACTCGGAGTACGCCAAGGAGGTGTACGGCGGGTACTACAACGTCTTTGTCGCCGCGTTCGGCGCCGACGACGTCGTCGGCGGCGGTGGGGAGGGCCCGGCCGGCGATAGGTGGCACTGCTTCCGTGTGATTGCCGGCGAGTTCCCTGCGCCGGAGGACCTGGCGTCATACGACGGCTTCGTGGTGAGCGGCAGCCCGCAGGACGCGCACGGCGACGAGCCATGGATCCGGCGCCTCTGCGCGCTCATCCAGACCGTCCACGCCATGAGGAAGCGGGTGCTCGGCGTCTGCTTCGGCCACCAGGTTCTGTGCCGAGCGCTGGGCGGGAGGGTCGGCAGGGCTAGGAACGGCTGGGACGTCGGGGTGAGGAAGGTGACGTTTGCGCGAGACCGCCTGGAGGGCCTTGAGTTCCTCGGGGACCTCGTCGAGGAGCTTCCCCGGAGCGCCTCCCTCATCGAGGTTCACCAGGACGAGGTGTGGGAGATCCCGCCTGCGGCGACGGTGCTGGCCTACTCGGAGAAGACGCGCGTGGAGGTGTTCGCGGTCGGGGAGCACGCGCTGGGCATCCAGGGACACCCGGAGTACACCGTCGACATCCTTCACAACCTCATCGACCGCCTCACCAGGCAGAACGACATCAGGAGGAGCGTCGGCGAGGAGGCGCGGCGGACGGTTGCGGAGACCGGCGGGCCGGACCGCGCTTTCTGGACCGCGCTCTGCAAAGGTTTTCTCGGAGGGGGAGGGGCGGGAGGAGACCGTCCGCAGCCGTCTGCTGCTCTGCCTGCGGTGCGGGAGACGGCGCCGCCGGAGGTGACGACTAGCTGCGCCGTCGCTGGTTGCTTCGCCAGCGCCGCAGGTGCAATGGTCCAGATGGCGCGCAGCAACTAG